One Desulfuromonadaceae bacterium genomic region harbors:
- a CDS encoding FKBP-type peptidyl-prolyl cis-trans isomerase, with protein sequence MKRKIWALALTVIMLTVVACVAEDKKATEIKLDTLKAKVSYAIGLGIGHDFSAQGVDADPEILATGIKDALSGATQRLSDEELQAAVTEFQQELMARREAQTQKDLSENKAKGAAFLAENGKKEGVTTLASGLQYKVLTAGSGTKPTAESEVSVHYRGTLIDGTEFDSSYKRGEPVTFPVGGVIKGWTEALQLMAEGAKWQLVIPAELAYGERGAPPAIGPNAVLVFDVELLKVM encoded by the coding sequence ATGAAACGCAAAATCTGGGCGCTTGCCCTGACGGTGATTATGTTGACCGTTGTCGCCTGCGTGGCCGAAGATAAGAAGGCAACGGAAATTAAACTTGATACCCTCAAGGCCAAAGTCAGTTACGCAATCGGTCTTGGCATCGGTCATGATTTTTCTGCCCAGGGGGTTGACGCCGACCCGGAGATTCTGGCCACCGGCATCAAGGATGCTCTTAGTGGTGCAACACAGCGACTGTCCGACGAAGAACTTCAAGCGGCAGTGACCGAATTTCAGCAGGAGCTGATGGCCCGGCGCGAAGCGCAAACGCAGAAAGATTTGAGTGAGAACAAGGCCAAAGGCGCCGCTTTTCTGGCGGAGAATGGTAAAAAAGAGGGCGTGACGACGCTGGCGAGCGGCTTGCAGTACAAAGTCCTTACCGCAGGTAGTGGAACAAAGCCGACGGCTGAGAGTGAAGTCAGTGTTCATTATCGCGGGACGCTGATCGACGGTACCGAGTTTGACAGTTCCTACAAGCGTGGCGAGCCGGTGACCTTTCCGGTCGGTGGCGTGATCAAGGGATGGACCGAGGCGTTGCAGTTGATGGCGGAAGGCGCCAAGTGGCAGCTGGTCATTCCCGCAGAACTTGCCTATGGCGAGCGCGGTGCACCCCCGGCGATCGGTCCGAATGCCGTGCTGGTGTTTGATGTAGAACTGTTGAAAGTCATGTAA
- a CDS encoding MFS transporter, which produces MLTNLILGLTTVLTISALYAPQPLLPAIVAAFGVTPTVAATLTSVTFLPLALAPLLYGYILEVLAPRTVLLGAVALLTLSEVAFYFAPTFAVLIALRLFQGVLIPALLTALMTYVSRDSSAETVQRRMAAYIAATILGGFLGRSGSGLIATLFGWRFSFLVLAFSLVVCFVLLLHLPAQQALTTLRPAPRLVLEVLREPVRRRTYLAIFCMFLVFAAIMNFIPFRLLEISSDASEFRIGLIYVGYIMGIVMSLNAVSIRTFLGGEIRAMTIGIAGMALALFGMVTTHIALLFVSMFVFCGSMFLTHATASGWLNRRADEHKGIVNGLYVAFYYGGGVVGSWLPGYVYHYAGWTTFLLALMAVAGLSSYLFLTLPVTLGINRDS; this is translated from the coding sequence ATGCTGACCAACCTGATCCTCGGCCTGACCACCGTGCTCACCATCTCGGCGCTCTATGCGCCACAACCGCTGCTCCCGGCCATCGTTGCGGCGTTCGGGGTAACCCCGACTGTTGCGGCAACGCTTACTTCGGTGACCTTTTTGCCGCTGGCGCTGGCACCTCTGTTGTACGGGTATATCCTCGAAGTTCTGGCACCGCGCACGGTACTCCTCGGGGCGGTGGCGTTGCTGACGTTATCAGAGGTGGCTTTTTATTTTGCGCCGACCTTTGCCGTGCTGATCGCTCTGCGTCTCTTTCAGGGGGTGTTGATTCCCGCCCTGTTGACGGCGTTAATGACCTATGTTTCGCGCGACAGTTCCGCCGAGACGGTGCAGCGGCGAATGGCGGCCTATATCGCAGCAACGATTCTCGGCGGGTTCCTTGGTCGTTCCGGTTCGGGGCTGATTGCCACGCTCTTTGGCTGGCGTTTCTCTTTTCTGGTTCTGGCGTTCAGTCTGGTTGTCTGTTTTGTTCTGCTGTTGCACCTGCCCGCTCAGCAGGCATTGACGACGCTACGTCCCGCGCCGCGACTGGTGCTGGAGGTTTTACGTGAGCCGGTGCGGCGGCGGACCTATCTGGCGATTTTCTGCATGTTTCTGGTTTTTGCCGCGATCATGAATTTTATTCCGTTTCGTCTGCTCGAAATCAGTTCCGATGCCAGTGAATTCCGTATCGGTCTGATTTATGTCGGTTACATCATGGGGATCGTCATGTCCCTCAACGCGGTATCGATCCGGACTTTTTTAGGGGGCGAAATTCGCGCCATGACCATCGGCATCGCGGGGATGGCACTGGCTTTGTTCGGGATGGTGACGACGCATATTGCCCTTCTTTTTGTCAGCATGTTTGTCTTTTGCGGATCGATGTTTCTCACCCACGCCACCGCGTCCGGCTGGCTGAACCGCCGCGCCGACGAACATAAGGGGATTGTCAATGGACTTTATGTCGCCTTTTACTACGGGGGCGGAGTGGTTGGTTCGTGGCTGCCCGGCTATGTTTATCATTACGCCGGCTGGACGACCTTTCTGCTTGCGCTAATGGCTGTTGCCGGGCTGAGCAGCTACTTGTTCTTGACCCTGCCGGTAACGCTTGGTATAAACAGAGACTCATAA
- a CDS encoding M48 family metallopeptidase, with product MLTILIILFVAISGCEILLEQLNLRHQQRHGRTIPPAFAGALDQHHLGRAVDYALAKGRVALSEELFGKTVLALFIFAGLLPRYDRLIVGVSGSFVADGVLFVTGLVLATTLLGIPFSLWKTFGVEARFGFNTTTLRLWCSDFVKSLLLGLVLLGLLCGGALALIRWSPLHWWLWVWGLFAVTTLLLMYLSPLLIEPLFFKFKPVTRGDLEVAINALMTRAGLQVERVSQVDASRRSRHSNAYFTGIGKVKRIVLFDTLLEQLDDAEILAVLAHEVGHWKKKHIFKRLLWTELLALIVCYAGYRLLDWGRLPELLGLDGGSFYLQVVILLFGAGLLAFPFTPLSSWRSRRDENQADDFACALLGDGEALASGLIKLSAENFANLHPHPCYAWFYSSHPPIVARVRRLRRSR from the coding sequence ATGTTAACGATTCTGATCATACTTTTTGTTGCCATCAGTGGCTGCGAGATTCTCCTTGAGCAGCTCAATCTGCGTCATCAGCAACGCCATGGTCGAACCATTCCTCCCGCGTTTGCGGGAGCCCTTGATCAACATCATCTCGGTCGGGCAGTCGATTACGCGCTGGCAAAGGGGCGGGTTGCCCTGAGCGAGGAGCTGTTTGGCAAAACAGTGCTTGCTCTCTTCATCTTCGCCGGGCTGTTGCCCCGCTACGACCGGCTGATCGTCGGCGTCAGCGGCTCCTTTGTTGCCGACGGGGTGCTCTTCGTGACCGGGCTGGTGCTGGCGACGACGCTGCTCGGGATTCCGTTCAGCCTGTGGAAGACCTTCGGCGTCGAGGCGCGCTTCGGGTTCAACACCACCACCTTGCGCTTATGGTGCAGCGACTTTGTCAAGTCGCTGCTGCTCGGGCTGGTGTTGCTCGGTTTGCTGTGCGGCGGAGCGCTGGCCCTGATCCGCTGGAGTCCGCTGCATTGGTGGCTGTGGGTGTGGGGGCTGTTCGCCGTGACGACGCTGCTGCTGATGTACCTGTCGCCGTTGTTGATTGAACCGCTCTTTTTTAAATTCAAACCGGTGACGCGCGGCGACCTGGAGGTTGCCATCAACGCGCTCATGACCCGTGCCGGGCTACAGGTTGAGCGGGTCAGTCAGGTCGATGCCTCGCGGCGCAGCCGCCACTCGAACGCCTATTTTACCGGGATCGGCAAGGTGAAGCGGATCGTGCTCTTCGATACCCTGCTTGAGCAGCTGGACGATGCGGAAATTCTGGCGGTGTTGGCGCATGAGGTCGGACACTGGAAGAAGAAACATATCTTCAAACGCCTGCTCTGGACGGAACTGCTCGCGTTGATCGTCTGTTATGCGGGCTATCGGTTGCTGGACTGGGGGCGGTTGCCGGAGCTGCTCGGCCTCGATGGTGGTTCGTTTTATCTTCAGGTCGTGATCCTGCTTTTTGGCGCCGGTCTGCTGGCGTTTCCGTTCACCCCGTTGAGCAGCTGGCGCTCCCGTCGTGATGAAAATCAGGCGGACGATTTCGCCTGTGCGTTGCTCGGCGACGGTGAAGCGCTGGCGAGCGGGTTGATTAAACTTTCGGCGGAGAATTTTGCCAACCTGCACCCCCATCCCTGCTACGCCTGGTTCTACTCTTCCCATCCGCCGATCGTTGCGCGGGTGCGTCGCCTGCGGCGGAGCCGTTGA
- a CDS encoding alpha/beta hydrolase: protein MKTMLMIHGFPLCAAMWAQQKMALTAAGYRVLTPDLPGFGTEPARPLPNGLDDYADFLAALLDREGVAQAVVVGMSMGGYILQNLLERYPQRVSAAIFVVTRAATDDEAGKAKRTALAAEARAGRVGPVAEAFSGILFAARTAQERPALVAMVGGWMRSATPEGVAEGLLAMRDRKDYTELLATFTAPALVIGAEQDRAIPAEHSRALAERLPNAELRIVSGAGHLANLEEPEAFNRVLLEFLATLTSSSVDDECQVCTKNTK from the coding sequence ATGAAAACGATGCTGATGATTCATGGTTTTCCGCTCTGTGCCGCGATGTGGGCGCAACAGAAAATGGCCTTGACCGCCGCCGGGTATCGGGTGCTGACCCCCGATCTGCCCGGTTTTGGTACAGAACCGGCGCGTCCTCTGCCGAACGGTCTGGATGATTACGCCGATTTTTTGGCCGCGCTGCTGGACCGCGAAGGCGTTGCGCAGGCGGTGGTTGTCGGCATGTCGATGGGTGGCTACATTCTGCAAAATCTGCTCGAACGCTACCCGCAGCGGGTCAGCGCGGCGATCTTTGTGGTGACGCGGGCGGCAACCGATGATGAAGCGGGGAAAGCTAAACGCACCGCACTGGCGGCGGAAGCACGTGCCGGGCGGGTCGGGCCGGTGGCCGAGGCGTTTTCCGGGATTCTCTTTGCCGCGCGTACTGCCCAGGAGCGCCCCGCACTGGTGGCGATGGTCGGGGGCTGGATGCGCAGTGCGACGCCGGAGGGGGTCGCCGAGGGGTTGCTGGCGATGCGTGATCGCAAGGATTACACGGAACTGCTGGCGACCTTCACGGCTCCCGCGCTGGTGATCGGTGCGGAGCAGGATCGGGCGATTCCGGCGGAACACAGCCGGGCGCTAGCGGAACGACTGCCGAATGCCGAGCTGAGGATCGTCTCCGGCGCGGGGCATCTGGCCAATCTGGAGGAGCCGGAGGCGTTTAATCGGGTGCTGCTGGAATTTCTGGCGACGCTGACGTCAAGCAGTGTTGACGATGAATGCCAGGTTTGCACGAAGAACACGAAGTGA